A window of the Cutaneotrichosporon cavernicola HIS019 DNA, chromosome: 6 genome harbors these coding sequences:
- a CDS encoding uncharacterized protein (Filamentation protein): MSRLGVGSAAGTKGTHYNANLGSALVRGAWTETNPGATPGGGALSWSELLRKWAKHTGGNTEVVGALRSIAAADLRRSTRDADGPDGAGDDAWRLGAWSRHPLSSPEEVKTALQGLTALSPTKLTETERRSVALTSAYALYVLADYDSALSAYGSFDWASDPTEGVVPGDAAVVERVRARAVQGMCYELASRPDTSLALQSYIEAVRLLDKLSVHPLTTPTYLQAPNTPKPPPPAADQRELMRYISTALTRAAVIAAHTSESQLTLRILRTYHAVAAGWPPTFRARQRQRMLNLYLAALFEAFPPAGATVPEPYLLTGGVANRTARATWHAEVAEAFRYGQRLLDNTTSFPEAGKLNAPVIEFANQVSMFPDHEQRLTLDAITVLWWATNLTFQSQLILRRLTCLLPTTGDYAEARRVFELYVETVLKARQAENPESTLALQRQLTIEDGELADNPNDEPIDANGHGESKDPTLYGQMDSDTDFVSTLLVGSRLLLTDLGHAKEAWRYATLAGDVVRQGSVSRKFAALVEENKGVVRLVMSGKDADRVERPKYQAQAINHLRRATMLDPSSARAFYHLAYAEASARSIQPALQAVREALELDDHSVPSWHLLALLLTASGDWEGALKACQTGVALWEADDEALAADDGDLPTVNGHGAAPPHPLLSPEGSLVPPTPARVPPSSRFRRLETVIQLRMTLNVVTEKLHGPDIALEQQQELFLFFSQRTEKGERAERRRSGTISTRVPSMRGSIRATPRGSPVPVSGLSPAEVTVQPPSPPRGSPAQKSPVTPHDYAVEDEPRRLHHKKSLLPKHLHVPSVARANSHSRSASMPSSTLRPDVVPRSRAASATSGSGAPSIAPTAVHSHYAGAGGRGPPPPPLKQVVRRSPEEERVLSDMWLMSAASFRRSGNLEQSLVAIEEAETRDPENPAVWAQLGLWNCAAGKAEDAQAAFTKSLLLRPDYPPGAVGVARLHVEAGAVDLAHSLLSQLVQDRGWDVPEAWFALAKVCERQDRHARARECLLYALQLECTRTCRALPDALPRWSE; this comes from the exons ATGTCCCGCCTAGGTGTCGGCTCTGCAGCAGGCACCAAAGGCACGCACTACAATGCGAATCTGGGCAGTGCGCTCGTGCGCGGCGCCTGGACTGAGACCAACCCCGGCGCAACGCCTGGCGGGGGCGCGCTGTCGTGGAGCGAGCTCCTCCGAAAATGGGCAAAGCATACTGGCGGGA ACACAGAGGTGGTCGGGGCGCTGCGAAGTATTGCGGCAGCCGACCTTCGGAGATCGACGCGTGACGCCGACGGGCCAGATGGGGCTGGAGACGATGCCTGGCGTTTGGGAGCTTGGTCACGGCACCCTCTCTCTTCGCCGGAAGAAGTCAAGACTGCCCTCCAGGGATTGACGGCGCTGTCACCAACCAAGCTTACTGAGACGGAGAGACGGAGCGTCGCCCTCACTTCCGCGTACGCGCTTTACGTGTTGGCCGACTACGACTCTGCATTGAGCGCGTACGGCTCCTTTGACTGGGCGAGCGATCCCACCGAAGGCGTCGTCCCAGGCGACGCCGCCGTGGTGGAACGcgtccgcgcccgcgcTGTTCAAGGCATGTGCTATGAGCTCGCGAGTCGGCCCGATACTTCTCTCGCCCTCCAAAGCTACATAGAAGCTGTCAGGTTGCTCGACAAACTCTCGGTACACCCCCTCACCACCCCGACATACCTCCAGGCTCCAAACACGCCCAAACCCCCACCTCCTGCCGCCGACCAGCGCGAACTTATGCGCTACATCTCCACGGCACTTACTCGGGCGGCCGTCATTGCCGCTCACACCTCCGAATCGCAACTAACCCTCCGGATCCTTCGGACATACCacgccgtcgcggcgggATGGCCCCCAACCTTCCGTGCGCGCCAAAGGCAGCGCATGCTCAACCTctacctcgccgcgcttTTCGAGGCGTTTCCGCCAGCTGGGGCGACCGTCCCCGAACCATACCTTCTCACGGGGGGAGTTGCTAACCGCACAGCGCGCGCAACGTGGCACGCagaggtcgccgaggcgttCCGGTACGGCCAGCGCTTGCTTGACAATACCACTAGCTTCCCAGAAGCGGGAAAGCTCAATGCGCCAGTCATTGAGTTTGCCAACCAGGTGTCCATGTTCCCCGACCACGAACAGCGGCTCACGCTTGACGCTATCACGGTCTTGTGGTGGGCAACCAACCTCACCTTCCAGAGTCAACTCATCCTGCGTCGCCTGACGTGCCTCCTCCCTACGACCGGGGATTACGCTGAGGCGCGCCGCGTGTTCGAGCTGTACGTCGAGACGGTGCTCAAGGCGCGCCAAGCCGAGAACCCGGAGTCGACGCTCGCCCTGCAGCGACAGCTTACgatcgaggacggggaGCTCGCGGATAACCCGAACGACGAGCCGATCGACGCCAACGGCCACGGCGAGAGCAAGGACCCCACGTTGTATGGTCAGATGGACTCGGACACGGACTTTGTCTCCACGCTGCTCGTCGGTTCGCGGCTGCTCCTCACAGACCTCGGCcacgccaaggaggcgtGGCGGTACGCGACACTGGCTGGAGACGTGGTGCGGCAGGGTAGTGTCTCGCGCAAGTtcgccgcgctcgttgAGGAGAATAAGGGCGTCGTACGGCTGGTCATGTCGGGAAAAGACGCGGACAGAGTCGAGCGACCAAAGTACCAGGCGCAGGCGATCAACCACCtgcggcgagcgacgaTGTTGGAcccaagctcggcaagggcaTTCTACCACCTCGCGTATGCTgaggcctcggcgcgctcgatACAGCCCGCTCTCCAGGCGGTGCGCGAGgcactcgagctcgacgaccacaGTGTGCCCTCATGGCACCTGCTCGCGCTGTTATTGACCGCTTCAGGCGACTGGGAGGGTGCGCTCAAGGCGTGCCAAACTGGCGTCGCGCTATgggaggccgacgacgaagcTCTGGCGGCCGACGATGGCGACCTGCCAACTGTGAACGGGCACGGCGCTGCGCCACCACATCCGCTCCTCTCACCCGAGGGGTCCCTGGTTCCGCCGACCCCGGCACGCGTgcctccctcctcgcgcttccGCCGTCTCGAGACCGTGATACAGCTCCGCATGACGCTAAACGTCGTCACTGAAAAGCTGCATGGACCCGACATCGCCCtggagcagcagcaggagctcttcctcttcttctcgcaGCGGACCGAGAAGGGCGAACGAGCCGAACGCCGTCGCTCAGGCACGATCAGCACGCGCGTCCCATCAATGCGGGGTTCGATCCGAGCAACGCCGCGAGGCTCGCCTGTCCCCGTGTCGGGGTTATCACCAGCAGAGGTGACGGTCCAGCCTCCTAGTCCACCACGCGGTTCGCCGGCCCAGAAATCGCCAGTGACACCACACGACTacgcggtcgaggacgagcctCGGCGGCTGCATCACAAGAAGAGTCTGCTCCCGAAACACCTGCATGTGCCGAGCGTCGCCCGAGCCAACTCGCACTCTCGTTCCGCTAGCATGCCTAGCTCCACCCTCCGACCGGACGTTGTACCACGCTCGCGAGCGGCCAGCGCAACGAGCGGGTCAGGCGCACCGAGCATCGCCCCAACCGCCGTTCACTCGCACTATGCCGGTGCTGGCGGGCGCGGTCCACCCCCACCTCCTTTGAAGCAGGTCGTCCGCCGCAGTCCCGAAGAGGAACGCGTCCTCTCAGACATGTGGCTGatgagcgcggcgtcgttCCGCCGCTCAGGCAACCTCGAGCAATCCCTCGTGgcgatcgaggaggccgagacgcgcgaCCCCGAGAATCCCGCCGTGTGGGCCCAATTGGGGTTGTGGAACTGCGCAGCTGGAAAGGCAGAGGACGCGCAGGCGGCGTTTACGAAGAGCCTGCTCCTCCGTCCTGACTATCCTCCTGGCGCGGTGGGCGTTGCCCGCCTTCACGTCGAGGCTGGGGCTGTGGATCTCGCTCACAGTCTACTTTCTCAACTGGTGCAGGACCGGGGATGGGACGTGCCCGAAGCGTGGTTCGCGCTTGCCAAGGTGTGTGAGCGGCAGGACAGACatgcgcgtgcgcgcgaATGTCTCCTCTACGCATTGCAGCTGGAATGCACACGGACGTGCCGCGCGCTACCGGACGCACTGCCCCGATGGAGTGAGTGA
- a CDS encoding uncharacterized protein (PAC2 family): protein MSTTVYPVNGFDPARLSGATVVIPAVSLGNVPQLACDLLVSSLSLHRVAFIGTGDTVAPFAGSGDDGIVTGGLELYGTSTGDLLVLLQRAPTLKAKKEEHVALIASALKGAGVAIVLASLDAANQDDAQLLTPIQAILPPSPPTQPTLTNLAKLPPLRLTLDPTASPSAGSTSYPPFLPGAGLTRRLLSALADQPSGAIAEWVVEGDNRGDAHALASALLSVLDIDAELREPASWAGLFGPEEWSGGSGLNAEIYG, encoded by the exons atgTCCACGACAGTGTACCCAGTCAACGGCTTCGACCCAGCCCGTCTCTCTGGCGCGACGGTGGTTATT CCCGCCGTATCTCTCGGAAACGTCCCCCAACTGGCGTGCGACCTCCTAgtctcctccctctccctccatCGCGTAGCCTTCATCGGGACCGGGGACACGGTCGCCCCCTTCGCAGGGAGTGGTGACGACGGCATCGTAACCGGTGGACTTGAAC TGTACGGCACATCCACAGGCGACCTTCTCGTGCTCCTccagcgcgcgccgacgctcAAGGCaaagaaggaggagcatGTGGCGCTTATTGCTTCGGCATTGAAGGGTGCGGGGGTTGCGATTGTCCTCGCGTCGCTTGATGCTGCGAACCAGGACGATGCGCAGTTGCT CACACCAATCCAGGCCATcctccccccttccccacccacccaacccaccctcaccaacctcgccaAACTCCCGCCCCTCCGACTCACGCTGGACCCGACCGCATCCCCCTCCGCCGGCTCTACTTCCTACCCGCCCTTCCTTCCCGGTGCAGGCCTGACtcgccgtctcctctcggcgttggcggaTCAGCCGAGCGGGGCAATCGCCGAGTGGGTCGTCGAAGGCGACAATAGGGGTGACGCGCATGCGCTCGCGTCGGCACTGCTGAGCGTGCTGGATATTG ATGCCGAGCTACGTGAGCCTGCGAGTTGGGCTGGCCTGTTTGGGCCCGAGGAGTGGAGTGGTGGGTCGGGGCTCAATGCCGAGATCTACGGTTAG